The Symphalangus syndactylus isolate Jambi chromosome 11, NHGRI_mSymSyn1-v2.1_pri, whole genome shotgun sequence genome contains a region encoding:
- the LOC134731866 gene encoding uncharacterized protein, with the protein MLDAASSFALLSPARGQGTRGSWVLIGSVATRWARFHRAGTPQSSMQAPRGAHEKPCLPPPTPPPPGSKEMAPEPRAETSRGSGCPGELYWSPPRWDRWSGGDPHLRVCGLSWTGHSLGHRDVSPRSPRARIEQMRLRLHVCVWVGAHLCVRVWVHICVCVCLCVCACGMGAHLYVCACVCACVGRCTFVCACLCVCTRVWVHICMCARVWVHICVGASMCGCTFVCACLCACVWVHIVWVHICMCAYVGAHCACTFVCVHACVCAGVCVAGPGCQTLNKRRKASVFILLVGHWSRNTWVESALRERCLCL; encoded by the coding sequence ATGCTGGATGCTGCTTCCTCCTTTGCCCTGCTCAGCCCAGCGAGAGGCCAAGGCACACGTGGCTCCTGGGTGCTCATAGGCAGCGTGGCTACCCGCTGGGCCCGTTTCCACCGAGCCGGAACCCCCCAGTCTTCAATGCAGGCACCACGGGGGGCTCACGAGAAACCCTGCTTGCCAcctcccacacccccacccccaggttcaAAGGAAATGGCCCCTGAGCCAAGGGCTGAGACCAGCCGTGGGTCCGGCTGTCCTGGGGAGCTGTACTGGAGCCCACCACGGTGGGACCGTTGGTCCGGCGGTGACCCCCACCTCCGTGTCTGTGGCCTCAGCTGGACAGGCCACTCCCTGGGCCACAGAGATGTTTCACCTCGCAGCCCTCGGGCACGCATTGAGCAGATGCGTCTgcgcttgcatgtgtgtgtgtgggtgggtgcacatttgtgtgtgcgtgtgtgggtgcacatttgtgtgtgtgtgtgcctgtgtgtgtgcgcatgtggtATGGGTGcacatttgtatgtgtgtgcctgtgtgtgtgcatgtgttggtAGGTGCACATTTGTATgtgcgtgcctgtgtgtgtgcacgcgtgtgtggGTGCACATTTGTATGTGCGCACGTGTGTGGGTGCACATTTGTGTGGGTGCAAGCATGTGTGGGTGCACATTTgtatgtgcatgcctgtgtgcatgtgtgtgggtgcaCATTGTGTGGGTGCACATTTGTATGTGTGCGTATGTGGGTGCACATTGTGCgtgcacatttgtgtgtgtgcatgcctgtgtgtgtgcaggtgtgtgtgttgCAGGCCCTGGATGCCAGACACTGAATAAACGCAGGAAGGCGTCTGTGTTCATTCTCCTCGTGGGTCACTGGTCCAGAAACACCTGGGTGGAAAGTGCTCTGCGGGAACGGTGCCTCTGCCTGTAG